The genomic interval ACCCCACTGGTCGTCGAGAACCTGGAGCCACATGTCACCGCCGAGGGACGAACCGGAGATATCGACCTTCGCTCGCAGATCCGGAGTCGATGCTTCCGCCAAGCCCATTCCAAGACTTCCCCAAATTCCGAGCGTAACGAGCAAACCCGAGAATATGCGCTTCGCCGCTGCCTTGTTCATCTTTACCCCCTGTAGACATCCCTGCGGTGCGAGGTACACACTGCCAACCGGCTCAAGCCGCTCTCAAGCGAATCTCGATGACGTAAAGTGGCCTGGCAGCTAGTTCCACATACGGGGGAGTGACCACAGGGATGGCCGGGGAACCGCATTACTTGCCGCACTCCGATGCCTTCGACGACGACTGCGCCATTGCTTATCAACATGCCGTGACTCATGGCCGGTACACCCGGCACGGGGTGGCCGAGGCCCTCGGGATCAGCCTCGACGAGGCCGCGCAGATCGAGAAGAAGCTGCAGACCCTGAGCCTGCTCCACCCGACGCCCGGCGAGCCGGGCACCTTCGTCCCGGTCAGCCCGGACGCGGCAGCCGCCGATCTCGTCGGACCCACCGAGGCGCAGATCCGTGAACTCCAGCAGGCGGTCACCGACGTACGCACACAGATGCGGGCCCTGGAACCCACGTACTTCGAGAGCCGCCAGCGCCGCAACCAGGCGGAAGCCTTCGACATCGTCAGCGACATCGGCGTCCTGCAGTCGATGCTCAACGACTGGGGCGCCCGGTGCCGTACGGAGGTGCTCACCGCCCAGCCCGGCGGCCCCAGACCCAGTCACTTCCTCGACAACGCCCGGCCGCTCACACTGACGCGCCTGGCGCGCGGGGTGACGGTGCGCCACCTCTACCAGCACACCGTGCGCAGCGATCTGGCGACCACCGCGTACGTGCGGGCCGTGACAGCCGCCGGCGCCGAGGTCCGTACGACGGACGAGCTGATCGACCGCATCATCATCTACGACCGGGAGATCGTCTTCCTCCCCGAGCAGAACGTGGACGGCCGCGCCCCCGGCGCGGTGGTGGTCCGCGAGCCGACGCTCGTGGCCTTCCTCTACAAGGTGTACGAGCACCTGTGGACGGCCGCCACCTCCTTCTCGCCGGGGGCCGAGGAGCCCACGGCCGTGACCGATGACCTGAAACGATCGATCGTCAGGCTGATGGCCCAGGGTCACAAGGACGAGGTGGTGGCGCGGCGGCTGGGCATGTCGGTGCGGACCTGCCGGCGCTACATCTCCCAGATCATGGAGGAACTGGAGTCCACCAGCCGGTTCCAGGCGGGCGTGAGCGCGGCCGCGAGCGGGATGCTCGACGACCCCAGCGGCATGACGTAAGGCATTACGTGCCGGGCCACTTGCTGCCATCACGGATGGCTGGTTCCGGCGCCCGCCGTCGGTGCACCCTGAATCGGGCCGAGACCGTATCCGGTCCGGTTCCTAGGGGGTGTGACGTATGCGGAGTCCCGCAGTCCGTCATCTGATCCACCGGCCGAGGTCGTGGCAGCATCCGGTCCCGGCCGTGCCCGACACCGAGGAGGAGTTCGTCCTCGTCTGCGAGTTCCCGGCCGGGAACTCGCAGGGGCGGCGCTTCCACGAGCTGCTGGACGTGGTCGGTGCGGTCCAGGAGGCCGCCGAGTTCATCGGGCGCTGCCATTTCGCCGTGAACCCCGACCGGGTGGCGGTCTTCTACCGCTTCGGGCTGTGGGCGGACGACATCGCGGCCCTGCGCAGCCGTGTGCCGCCCGGACGGCTCGACGTCCGGCTGAGCGTACGCCCGGACAAGGTCGTGGACGGCGTACCTCGGGTTCTGGAGTTCCGGATGGCGATCCGGATCGACGGCAGTCCCTGTGGTGCCGGGGACGCCAGCCTGGTCTTCCTGGCTCCCGGCGTGCACACCAACCACCGCCGCCACAGCCGCGCGGCGCTGCTGGCCGCCTGCGGCACGGGCGGCGCGACCGCCTCTGCGGGTGCTCCCGTCGAACCGGCTGCCCTCGGGTACGCGGACCCCCGTGACGTGCTGCTGCGCAACCCCGGTACGGCCGACGGACGGCTCTCCGTCGACGTGGTGCTGCCCCCGCCCGTCGACGGGGAGATCCCGGCGCGGGTCCTGCTGGAGGCCGTGCGGCAGGTCTCGCTGTACTCCGCCGTGCGGGCGCACGGGCTGGCGGCCGGGCGGATCACGCTGGCCTCACTGCGGGCGCACTTCCGGGGCTACGCGGAACCGGACCTGCCGCTGCGCTGCGCGGCCGTGTGGGAGCCGCTGGGCAAGGACGGGAGCGGGCGGCGGCTGGCGCCGGTCTCGCTCAGCCTCATCCAGGCCGACCGGGCTGTCCTGGAGACGACCACCTCAGTGGTCGAGGAACTGTGACCAGTAGTCATGCGACCACTCCCCCTCCAGCGCCTCGGTGAGCGCGGCCACCGCGTCGGTGTCGAGCATGGTGGTGATCTGGGCGTCCGCGGTCCGGCCGAGCCCGGCGTCGTAGACGGCGGCGCTGACGCAGAACTCCAGGCCGTCGCTGACGAGGAGGCACGTCCGGAAGGACCATTCGTCGCCCGCTCCCGGTGTCCCGTCCGGGCGGTGCACCTGGGTGGGCCGCCCGTCGGGGCCGAAGCCGAACTCGGTGAACCTGAACCGCATGCCCTGCCCGATGGCTTTGCTGTACGCCTCCTTGAGTGTCCAGAGCCGCAGCAGGCTCGGGTTGCGCTCCTCCTCCGGCAGCTCGGAGACGAGCAGCCGCTCGTGCGGGGTGCAGATGTGCCGGTCGAGCCCGCGGCTGTAGATGCGCCGGTCGGACCGTTCGGCGTCCACACCGACCAGGCCGCGCGTGGTCAGGCCGACCAGCAGCAGGTCGTCGGTGTGGCTGAGGCTGATGTCGATCTGGTCGCAGCCGCGCAGGTACGGCCGGCCGGTGGGTCCGTACATCAGTTCCAGGTCCTGCGGCTCGGCGTGCAGCGCGGCGGCCGCGGCGTGTTTGAGCAGCAGGCGGGAGGCGGCGAACTGGTCGCGTATCTCCTCGTGCGTGATGTCCCGGTACCGCGCCCAGTCCCGGCCGAGGGTGGCGCGCAGCGAAGCCCCTCCGGGGTCGGCGGGGCGCCAGTCGTCGAGGCGGCCGTGGACCAGCGCGGTGCCGTGCGCCGCCAGTTCGGTGCGCACGGCGGCCCAGTTGGTACCCGCCACCGTCACGGCGAGGGGGTCCCCGATGGTCATGGTCACGGGGCGACCACCAGGCGGTGGACCTCGGCGAGGTTGCGTGCCTGGAGGACCCGGGCGACCGGGACGGGCCGGCCGGTGGCCCGCTCGGCGAGCATGACCAGGCGCAGCAGGTGTACCGAGTCCCAGTCCAGCAGGGTGTCGAAGTCCGCGGCGGCTTGCTGCGGGGTCAGGTCGAGACCCAGTTCCTCGCAGACGTGGGCGAGGAAGCCGGGCAGGTCAGTGATGTTGCAGGTGGTGTCCATGCACCGTCCCTCCGAGTCGGGCGTCGAGTGTCAGGTGACCCGGTACGGGTGGCAGGGGGTCCAGCGTGTGCCGGAACCAGATGCCGTCCCCGTCCGTTCCCTCCTCCTGGGTGAAGCCGAGGGACGGGTAGAAGCCGCGCACCCTCGCGTTGCTGCGGGTGGGGCGGTAGCGGGCCCGCACGGCGGCCAGGCCCTGGTCTCGGGCATGGGCCAGTACGGTGGCCAGGCAGGCGTCCTCGATGCCCCGGGCCAGTGCCCGGCAGCTGAGGAACACGTTGTCCACGGCCAGGGTGTCCCCCTCGCGGCGGACGAAGAGCGCGCCGACCAGCCCGCTGTCGCCGAAGCGGTCGCTGACGCGGACCGCGAGCACCTGGTGGCCGTCGGTGTGCTGGAAGGCGGCGACGCGGTCGGCCTGGACCCGTTCGCCGGTGAGGTTGAACTGGTTGGTGCGCAGCGACAGCTGGGAGAGCCGGCGGATCTCGTGCGGCTCGGGCCCGGAGAGGCTGACCTCGGTACGCAGCTCCGTCAGGTAGTCCTCGTAGGAGCCGGTGCTCCCCCGGAACTTCTCGCGTGCGGCGGCCTCCTGATAGCGGACGGTGCGACGGGTGTCGTCGTCGGTGATCTGCGGCGTGTCGAACCAGCCGTCGCGGAGCAGGGCGTGCAGGTGCAGGGCCGGTTCGGGGCCGAGCGGGACGACGGCGGTGCCGGGCAGGTGGCGGCGGATCAGGGCCCGCTCCACGGGCGAGTCGTCGAGGAAGACGAGGGCGTCGGCGGAGATGCCGAGCCGCCGGGCGATGGCGTGGAGGCTGCCGTCCTTGGGCTCCCAGCCGGCGTGGACGGCGACGAAGTCCGCGGGGCGCAGGGTCATGTCGGGGTGGCCGGCGAGCACGTCGTGGACGGGGCCGGGGTCGTTCTTGCTGCTGACGGCGAGCAGGACCCCTTGGGCCGCGAGCTGTTTCGCCACCCGCTGGACGGCCGCGTACGGCTCGCCGATCAGGCTGCCGCCCGGCGCGATGCCGTCGGGCCCGTCCTCGCCGAGGACCCCGCCCCACAGGGTGTTGTCGAGGTCGAGGACGAGGCACTTCTTGGCCAGGCCGGACCGGGAGCGCAGGACGTGGGCCGCGTCGCGGGCGTAGGCGGAGAACAGCTCGTCGCTGAAGGGCGAGCGGGTGTAGAGGGCCAGACGCGGGTCGCCGGCCGGGCCCATGGAGGCGATGACCGGGTCGAGGTCGAGGACCGCGACGGCGGGGTGGCTCTCGGTCAGGCGCAGCAGGCGGGCGTTGAATTCGCGCCACACCGCGCCGAGCCGGGCGCGCCCTTGTTGGTCCACGAGTTGCTGGGCGCAGTGGCGGGGCAGCGGCAGGGTGTTGAGGACCAGGGTGCCGGTGCCGTGGGCGGTGTGCGCCTCGGCGATGCGGGTGAGGTGGGCGGTGAGTTCCGCGCAGGCGGTCTCGACGTCGTCGGGGCCCCAGGGCAGGGGGAGCCGGCCGAGGACGGCGTCGGCGTCCAGGACGCACAGGGTGAGGTCGGGGCGGGCGGTGCGCAGTTCCCCGCCGGGGTCGGTGAGATCGCGCAGGTAGGCGCCGTGGGTGCCGTGGACCTGGTGGGCGAGCAGGCCGTGCCGGGCCAGTTCGGCGGTCAGCGGGTCGGTGAGCTGGGCCAGGGTGGAGTGGCCGGTGACGGCGACGGTGACGACGGGCGTCGCCGGGTGGCCGGCGAGGACGTCCTCGGTGCGCAGGGAGGCCAGGACGCGGCCGCAGCGGCGCAGTTCGGTCAGGAGGTCGGCCTCGGTCCGCGAGGGGTCGTCGGTGATCTCGGCCAGCAGGGAACGCACCCGCGGGTAGCGGGCGGCGAGTCTCCCAGTGGTGTGCAGTGCGCGGAGTTCCTCCAGCGGGGCGGTCACCGTGTGTCCTCCTTCTCCAGGGCGAGACCTGCCTTGATCCACTTGCTGGACTCGACGACGAGGGCCAGCGCGCGGTCCCCGGGGCGCAGCTCCGGCACGAGGCGGTCGAGCTGTACGAACGGCAGGGCGTTTCCGGTGTTGCCGGTGTCGGCGACGCAGGAGATCTCCCGGGGGCCGGGCAGCTCCAGGTCCTCGACGATGCGCCGGGTCATCCGGCCCGAGAGCTGTGGCGGCAGCAGGAAGTCGATCTCGTCCGGGCTCCAGCCGGTGGTCTCCAGCAGCTGCCAGAGGATCTCCCCCGCCATGAGGGGCACGCCCTCCTCGATGGCCTTGTAGTCCTCGTGGAGCATGCGGCGGTCCGGGTCGCGGCGGGCGGGCCCCTCCCAGTCGATGGTCTGGCCCGGGGCGCGGCCCTGTCCGGTGAAGCAGTTGAGCAGCGCCCGCACGCCGATGGCCTCGCCCTCGGGGTCCGCGCTGACGACGGCCGCGCCCGCGCCGTCCCCGAACAGCACGTAGTTGACGAGTTCCTGGGTGGGCAGGGTGGCGGCGCCGCGCGCGGGGTCGAGGAAGCGGTCGGTGACGTCCCCGCCGACGACGAGCCCGGCCCGGTGGCCGGAGGCGATCAGTGCGCGGCCGAGGTCGAGGGCCTGGACGGCGCCCGCACAGCCCGCCTGGATCTGGTACACGGGCAGGTAGTTGAGCCCGAGCCGGTCCGCGACCTGGGTGGCGGTGGTCGGGAGCAGGGCGTCGGGGGTGGTGGTGGTGAGGACCAGGAAGTCGAGTTCGGAGGCGGTGAAGCCGGACGCGTCCAGCGCCCGGCCGGCCGCCTCGGCGCACAGGTCGGTGAGGGAGTGCAGGACCTCGCCGGTGGCCAGGTCCCAGCCGAAGTGGCGGGTGCGGGTGCCTACGAAGAGGTCGATCCACTCCTCGCTGATCCCGAAGACCTTGCCGAGGGAGGCGTTGCTGACGGCCGGTCCGGGCAGGGCGGCGGCGGTGCCGGCGATGTGGAGGGCGGGTGCGGGCATGCCCGTGGGGCGGTTCATGGGGTGGCTCCTACGCTGATCCACTCGCCGAGGAACGCGGCGAGTGAGCCCACCGTCCGCAGGGCCGGGAGGATTTGCTGGACGGTGACGCTGCCGGTCTGCGGCAGTCTCGATTCGACGCGGTCCTTGAGCTGCATGATCATCACGGAGTCGAAGCCGAGGTCGGCGTAGAACCGGGTCGCGTGGCCGACCTGGGCCGGGTCGTACCCGCCGACCTCGACGACGGCGGCGATCACGGCTCCGAGCACGGGGTCCTCGGGGCCGTCCGGAGCGGCAGGGGCTCCGGTACCGGCGTCGGCGGGGGATGCGGCCCCGGGCCCGCCGGGGGCAGCGGGGTCCGGGGCCGCGGTCGTGGTGGCGGCGCGGGGCACCGGCGCGTGCCAGTACCGGCGCTCGGTGGAGAACGCGTACGGCGCCAGCCGCTCCAGCACGCGGTGCGCGGGCTCGTACAGCTCCTGCCAGTGCGGGTCGAGTCCGCAGCGGTAGAGGGCGGCGGCGGTCTCGGCGAGGTCGGCGCCGCCCGCGTGGGTGCCGGGCGCGGGATGCAGCAGCCGTACTCCTCCGGGCAGTCCGGTCCGGCCGGCGAGCTGGACGAGCTGGGGGCGGGGCCGATCTCGATCAGCACCCCGGGCATCAGGTCGGCCATCAGGGCGTCCAGGGCCGCTTGGAACAGCACCGGTTCCCGGGCCTGCTCGCGCCAGTACGCGGCGTCCAGCGGCTCGTCGCCGAGCATGCGCCCGTAGCGGGTGGAGGCGAAGGGGATGCGGGGGGCGGTGCAGGCGACCCCGGCCGCGGACTCGGCGAACCGGTCGAGGGCCGGTTCGGTCAGCGGCGAGTGGAAGGCGTGCGAGACGCTCAGCCCGCTGCTGCGGATTCCGGAGGCGCGCAGTGCGGCGGCGACGGTGTCGAGTGTTTCCAGGGCACCGGACAGGACCGTGCTGCCGGGCCCGTTGACGGCGGCCACGGACACCGTCCGCCGGACGGCGTGCGGAAGGGTTCTCAGCGCCTCCCGCGCCTCGGCCTCGTCCGCGCGCACGGAGAGCATGCCGCCGCCCTCGGGAAGTTCCTCCATCAGCCGCGCCCGTACGGCGATCAGCCGGACGGCGTCCTCCAGGGTGAGCGCGCCGGCGGCGACGGCCGCGGCGAACTCACCGACGCTGTGGCCGAGCACGGCGTCGGGGTGGACACCGAGGTCGCCCAGGGTGCGCCACAGCGCGTAGCCGACGGCGAACAGGGCGGGCTGGGCCCAGCCGGTGCGGTGGACGGCCGGGTCCTCGTCGAGGATCAGGTCGCGGACCGAACCGCCCAGGTGGGGGGCGAGTGCGGCGTCGGCCTCGTCGAGGTGGCGGCGGTAGGCGGCGCTGTCGCGGTAGAGGCCGGCGGTCATGCCCGGTTCCTGGGCGCCCTGGCCGCTGAAGAGGAAGCCGATGACCGGGGGGTGCCAGGCCCGGTCCGCGATACCGGCCCGCAGCTGGGCGTCGTCGGCGGCTGCTCTCAGGGCGGTCGCCAGTTCCGCGGTGTCGCGGGCGGTGATCGCGGCCCGGTAGCCCAGGCCCGTCTTGACCTTGTTGCTGGTCCAGCACAGGGCAGCGGCGTCGCCGCGCGGGCGGCGGGCGACGGCCTCGGCCTGACGGGCGAGGTTGCGGCGCAGCGCCTCGGGGGTGTCGCCGGAGACGGTGAACACGCCGACGGGGGCGGCGGTACGGGTACGGCGCGCGGGTGTGCGGCGCACTCGCGGAGCTGCGGCGAGGACGGCGTGGGCGTTGGTGCCGCCCATGCCGAAGCTGCTGACCCCGGCGAGGACTTCTCCGGCCGGGAGCCGCAGGGGCGCCTTGAGCAGGCTCAGGCCGCGCTCGGCGAGCCGGAGCTGGGGGTTCTCGCGGACGGCGTGGCGGCTGGCGGGCACCAGGCGGTGGTGCAGGGCGAGGGCGACCTTGATGAGGCCGGCGATGCCGGCGGCGCCCTCCGTGTGCCCCAGGTTGCCCTTGACGGAGCCGATGGCGCAGGGCTCGGGGCGCCGCACGGCGTGGAGTTCGCCGAGGGCGGCGCACTCGATGATGTCGCCGAGCGCGGTGCCGGTGCCGTGGGCCTCGATGAAGCGGATGCGGTCGGGGGTGACTCCGGCGCGCCGGTAGGCGGCGGCGACGACCTCGCGCTGGGACCACCGGTTGGGGGCGGTGACCCCGTTGCTGCGGCCGTCCTGGTTGACGGCGGAGCCCCGGATGACGGCGTACACGCGCTGCCCGTCGGCGAGCGCGTCCTCCAGTCTGCGCAGGACGACGGTGCCCGCTCCGTCGCTGCGCCCGATGCCGTCCGCGTCGGCGCTGAACGGCTTGCAGCGGCCGTCGGGGGCGGCGAGGCCCATCTGCGCGTAGACGCGGCCGATGGACGGGGTCAGCACGAGGTTGACGCCTCCGGCGAGCGCGGTGCCGCACTCCCCCGCCAGCAGGGAGTTGACGGCCAGATGCACGGCGACGAGGGAGGAGGAACAGGCGGTGTCGACGGCGAGG from Streptomyces drozdowiczii carries:
- a CDS encoding 4'-phosphopantetheinyl transferase family protein, which produces MTIGDPLAVTVAGTNWAAVRTELAAHGTALVHGRLDDWRPADPGGASLRATLGRDWARYRDITHEEIRDQFAASRLLLKHAAAAALHAEPQDLELMYGPTGRPYLRGCDQIDISLSHTDDLLLVGLTTRGLVGVDAERSDRRIYSRGLDRHICTPHERLLVSELPEEERNPSLLRLWTLKEAYSKAIGQGMRFRFTEFGFGPDGRPTQVHRPDGTPGAGDEWSFRTCLLVSDGLEFCVSAAVYDAGLGRTADAQITTMLDTDAVAALTEALEGEWSHDYWSQFLDH
- a CDS encoding helix-turn-helix domain-containing protein; the encoded protein is MTHGRYTRHGVAEALGISLDEAAQIEKKLQTLSLLHPTPGEPGTFVPVSPDAAAADLVGPTEAQIRELQQAVTDVRTQMRALEPTYFESRQRRNQAEAFDIVSDIGVLQSMLNDWGARCRTEVLTAQPGGPRPSHFLDNARPLTLTRLARGVTVRHLYQHTVRSDLATTAYVRAVTAAGAEVRTTDELIDRIIIYDREIVFLPEQNVDGRAPGAVVVREPTLVAFLYKVYEHLWTAATSFSPGAEEPTAVTDDLKRSIVRLMAQGHKDEVVARRLGMSVRTCRRYISQIMEELESTSRFQAGVSAAASGMLDDPSGMT
- a CDS encoding acyl carrier protein; translated protein: MDTTCNITDLPGFLAHVCEELGLDLTPQQAAADFDTLLDWDSVHLLRLVMLAERATGRPVPVARVLQARNLAEVHRLVVAP
- a CDS encoding AfsA-related hotdog domain-containing protein, giving the protein MPDTEEEFVLVCEFPAGNSQGRRFHELLDVVGAVQEAAEFIGRCHFAVNPDRVAVFYRFGLWADDIAALRSRVPPGRLDVRLSVRPDKVVDGVPRVLEFRMAIRIDGSPCGAGDASLVFLAPGVHTNHRRHSRAALLAACGTGGATASAGAPVEPAALGYADPRDVLLRNPGTADGRLSVDVVLPPPVDGEIPARVLLEAVRQVSLYSAVRAHGLAAGRITLASLRAHFRGYAEPDLPLRCAAVWEPLGKDGSGRRLAPVSLSLIQADRAVLETTTSVVEEL
- a CDS encoding HAD-IIIC family phosphatase, with the protein product MTAPLEELRALHTTGRLAARYPRVRSLLAEITDDPSRTEADLLTELRRCGRVLASLRTEDVLAGHPATPVVTVAVTGHSTLAQLTDPLTAELARHGLLAHQVHGTHGAYLRDLTDPGGELRTARPDLTLCVLDADAVLGRLPLPWGPDDVETACAELTAHLTRIAEAHTAHGTGTLVLNTLPLPRHCAQQLVDQQGRARLGAVWREFNARLLRLTESHPAVAVLDLDPVIASMGPAGDPRLALYTRSPFSDELFSAYARDAAHVLRSRSGLAKKCLVLDLDNTLWGGVLGEDGPDGIAPGGSLIGEPYAAVQRVAKQLAAQGVLLAVSSKNDPGPVHDVLAGHPDMTLRPADFVAVHAGWEPKDGSLHAIARRLGISADALVFLDDSPVERALIRRHLPGTAVVPLGPEPALHLHALLRDGWFDTPQITDDDTRRTVRYQEAAAREKFRGSTGSYEDYLTELRTEVSLSGPEPHEIRRLSQLSLRTNQFNLTGERVQADRVAAFQHTDGHQVLAVRVSDRFGDSGLVGALFVRREGDTLAVDNVFLSCRALARGIEDACLATVLAHARDQGLAAVRARYRPTRSNARVRGFYPSLGFTQEEGTDGDGIWFRHTLDPLPPVPGHLTLDARLGGTVHGHHLQHH
- a CDS encoding type I polyketide synthase encodes the protein MTGPGAVAVVGIDCVFPGAVGAESFWELLVRGGDSIGELPAGRREGTGFDASVRGGFIEDIATFDNDFFTVSPREAAAMDPQHRLLLQCAWRALEDSGQSPAALAGSDTGVFVGAMGSEWAQLHMADHSRVTPQLGAGTSSCMAANRISYHLDLKGPSLAVDTACSSSLVAVHLAVNSLLAGECGTALAGGVNLVLTPSIGRVYAQMGLAAPDGRCKPFSADADGIGRSDGAGTVVLRRLEDALADGQRVYAVIRGSAVNQDGRSNGVTAPNRWSQREVVAAAYRRAGVTPDRIRFIEAHGTGTALGDIIECAALGELHAVRRPEPCAIGSVKGNLGHTEGAAGIAGLIKVALALHHRLVPASRHAVRENPQLRLAERGLSLLKAPLRLPAGEVLAGVSSFGMGGTNAHAVLAAAPRVRRTPARRTRTAAPVGVFTVSGDTPEALRRNLARQAEAVARRPRGDAAALCWTSNKVKTGLGYRAAITARDTAELATALRAAADDAQLRAGIADRAWHPPVIGFLFSGQGAQEPGMTAGLYRDSAAYRRHLDEADAALAPHLGGSVRDLILDEDPAVHRTGWAQPALFAVGYALWRTLGDLGVHPDAVLGHSVGEFAAAVAAGALTLEDAVRLIAVRARLMEELPEGGGMLSVRADEAEAREALRTLPHAVRRTVSVAAVNGPGSTVLSGALETLDTVAAALRASGIRSSGLSVSHAFHSPLTEPALDRFAESAAGVACTAPRIPFASTRYGRMLGDEPLDAAYWREQAREPVLFQAALDALMADLMPGVLIEIGPAPSSSSSPAGPDCPEEYGCCIPRPAPTRAAPTSPRPPPPSTAADSTRTGRSCTSPRTACWSGWRRTRSPPSAGTGTRRCPAPPPRPRPRTPLPPAGPGPHPPPTPVPEPLPLRTAPRTPCSEP
- a CDS encoding acyl carrier protein, whose translation is MLGAVIAAVVEVGGYDPAQVGHATRFYADLGFDSVMIMQLKDRVESRLPQTGSVTVQQILPALRTVGSLAAFLGEWISVGATP
- a CDS encoding 3-oxoacyl-ACP synthase III family protein, whose translation is MNRPTGMPAPALHIAGTAAALPGPAVSNASLGKVFGISEEWIDLFVGTRTRHFGWDLATGEVLHSLTDLCAEAAGRALDASGFTASELDFLVLTTTTPDALLPTTATQVADRLGLNYLPVYQIQAGCAGAVQALDLGRALIASGHRAGLVVGGDVTDRFLDPARGAATLPTQELVNYVLFGDGAGAAVVSADPEGEAIGVRALLNCFTGQGRAPGQTIDWEGPARRDPDRRMLHEDYKAIEEGVPLMAGEILWQLLETTGWSPDEIDFLLPPQLSGRMTRRIVEDLELPGPREISCVADTGNTGNALPFVQLDRLVPELRPGDRALALVVESSKWIKAGLALEKEDTR